One bacterium genomic window, GTCTGCATTCTCGCCTTCGCCACCAGGCTTGCCATCAGCACCATAAGACCAAAGATCAAAAGAATTTTTATTGTGAACTCCTGGGGACAAATAAAGTACATGATTACCCCATTTGTCAGTAAAAAGCATACCCAACTTATTCTGATCCAAGTCTGGATTGAGTTCAGTTAAATTTGATTCGGTTTGTGGGTAGGTACCCTTGGTGGCTTTATATTTTTCAATTTCCTTACCTATCCAAGCTTGTTGCGCTGTTTGATATTGATAAAACGTGTCAACTTTTTTTGATAAATGAATTACAGAAATTAAAGCGATAAATATGACAAGGCTTAAAACTGTTAGTACTATTTTTTTATTCATAATATTAATCCATACAATTATTTATGTAGGAATCCTCTCTGGTTGAATTATATAGGTCATCAGGAATAGCACTGTTATAGGTTATTTGGAACTCTTCATTAAAAATAGCTTCGTGCTCTTTAGTTAATCTCCCAGACATTATTTCTCTTACGCTTTGTTTGATTTCATTAAATGGACTAGCACTGATGTGTCGCATCTCATGATACAAAGTGCCATATAGTTTACCAAATTCTTCCTTAGTC contains:
- a CDS encoding type II secretion system protein GspG, with the protein product MNKKIVLTVLSLVIFIALISVIHLSKKVDTFYQYQTAQQAWIGKEIEKYKATKGTYPQTESNLTELNPDLDQNKLGMLFTDKWGNHVLYLSPGVHNKNSFDLWSYGADGKPGGEGENADITNW